The Epinephelus moara isolate mb chromosome 21, YSFRI_EMoa_1.0, whole genome shotgun sequence DNA window CAACTAATTCAGTGTTGATTGTGGGATGGAACTCAGTGGCACAAAAGCAGATGTAGCTTCATGTCTTGGAGGGGAGTTCTGATAACATCTCTTTTTGTCATCTacggaaaaaaaaagaagaggtcGTTGAGTAAGCGACACTGAGGTTATGGAAGGAGTTATTTAGAAGCAAATGAGAAACAAGAGAATGCAGTATGCGCTTTCCAAgtcttaaaaaaatcagtgacaATGTTTTCCTGCCGAGCAAAAGCAATATGTGGTATCATGTGGATCTCCCCAGAGAAGTTAAACTGGAGTCTGTATTATCACATGCACTATCTGGAGCTATTCCACTGAGAATGAAGTGATGAACTGGCAAGAATGGTTAATGTGACTGAGAGCACCCCAAGGACAAGGGtatatttcttgttttacagCCATAAACCAACACAGTAAGGCATATATCTACATAAAAGCCCACATAAACATCCTTGGAGTTCATTAAATCTCCCATTTACTGCCCATCGAGAGACACTATAAACACTAATGGATATCTCACACACATCACCtcccaaaaacattttctcatccaattacatttttttctcattattcAAAAGATACCAACAGTACGGAACACACTTTTTAAACTATTTGGCGCTCATGACCTTGAAACCACGTCAGTGCTGAAAAATGTTCAGGTCTAATTAATCAGTGTGCTCCAGAAAGTGTTAGCTGCAACTCAACAATGAGGTAGTTTTAAACAACAGCTGCAAAAATGTCATGCTCTGAGGAGTGTAAAATATACAGCTGGAAGGAAAAGCAACTACAGAATTTAATGTGACGACTGCTGGATGTCAGACGTGTTCAAacatcaattaaaaataaatgaaattaaagaaTAACACATTCATTTCTTTATTGTGGCTAAAACTAGACTGTAACAATGGGATTATACAACACCTTCTGAGAGGGGGACAATGTGAATTAGATGGACGTCTGCTTCAACCAATGAAGTTCATCACAACCAGATGGAGGACGGTGTgagcaaacaggaagtcagcgaAGGCTCTCTCTGGAGAGATAGACAGGAAGTCTCCTTTGTTCTGTGGGTTGATCTGGATACGAAGACATActaagaaaaaaagcacaagaTACAGAAGATTAGGTATTATTGACAACATTTTGACTGTTACTGAcaaataattttattattaattaagtTGTTTGTTGTTATCATCAATTGATTAACTTATAAGTGTATCAACTTCAGCACTGAAACTCTGCTGTTGCTTCCATGGTTACATTTGTACAGACAGGTGTCTCTAAGAATTATGGTGCATCTGTAAAGTTTGTTTGAACCTGATACTATCTGGAAACAAGAGGAATAACACGAGCAATGGTGTCTGATTCATTCTCCCTAGATCTACATTGGAGTTCAATACTAAAACATCTTCCTCAGTGGAGCCACAATCAGATTGTATGACAATAATGCGACAGACAATATTTTCAAAACTGATTACCAAGGTTTAAAAACTCACAAACAATTATGAAACACTTCATGAAATATTACTTGAACTTTAAATGTGACATACGTTGATGTTACTGTGCAGTGGGGCTGAAACGATTAGTCGAATAATTGATTAGTCAgcagaaaatgtatcaaattGAATCACTGATATTCATAAGTTAAGTTGCTGTACTTCTATCACTGTAGACGGATTATCTTTGAGTTCTGGTCTGTTAGCTCATCATGAGCTCTGGTGAATTATAATGAGCTATTTTTCATTGTTTCCTGACATTTTAGAGACAAAGATTAATCAGATAGATTGATTATGCCGTCCAATGCAGTCAGGATCATCATATCAATCAAGATGCTCGGTCTCTCTCAATTAGCCTAATTGTTTATGGAGAAGTTTGCAAGTCATCTACAGAAGATTCGTCAATATGAGCTCTGAGTAACGGGGTTTTGACTGTCCTTCTTTGTTACCAGGAAGTACTCAAAGGTACATCCTGTTGACAATTTCTAGGTAACATTCCTGCAAAACATCCAACCTTTATTAGAGTTATAATGTTCAGTACTTACTGAAACTGTTACAGAGAGgacagggttggaaattaactttttgtacacctgccactgtggctggtggacttcaaaatctaccagccactcgATACATTAGCACTGTTTTTTTGGCTATTGCAATCAAGCACCCACTTAcgtattttaccagcatttggctgttGGCTGGTGTTAATGTCTAACCCTGGCAGAGATGATGAATCAGCCTTAACATTGTTATGGAggctgtatttttttatgctgttttattgctttatattttatattttgtgtgatACAAAGGAGTTTCTAATTAGTTGGTGTGATAAAACCTAGATGGATTAAACAACTCTTATTAAAACGTAACACAAATCAAGGAAATGAGGACTGTTGTGTTGACTAGTCTTAGCTAAGAGTGGCTAAAGTGGAGACTGGCCGTACTTTTTAATTCTAATGGTGAATGAACATATCCATGCTCAGTGTACatgcattatttattttctgtttttttttttttttatcatttctttATACAGTTGCAACTCGAGCCATTGGACTTTAGCATGGTTAGCTAACTTGTGTCTGCACACACGTTCACTAATGGGCCCCGAGTCCAGACTGACTGAAACCCTCGCGACTATCGCACTGTATAATTCACCGGCAACACATAACATTTAACTGAATAACTATTTACCTGCAAGAATGAAAGCTCCCACACATGAGATGAAGCCCGACAGAAAGCTATTGAAGGGGAAGGTGCCAACGAGGAGACAGTAGAGGAACTGCAGCGCTCCTGTCAACAAGATGTACAGCAGATACGCATCCACCACTTTGAGCTTGTTGGGCGTCGTGGAGCTGTACTCCTCTAGGAACCGAGAAATAACAGATATGACTGAGTTCGACATGTTTTAGCCGTCTTATTTGTACAAAATGGGGTCAATGAGCGAGGTTTGCACGACTCCTCTTCCTCAAACGAATGAGTGACGTGTCCTCATTAACCGGAAGCGGCCTTGGTGTTACAACGAATATATTCCGAGTCGCTCGGAGAGAATGGAAAAATGGCCCGTTGTGGAAAGAATGATCCTTGGCACCTCCCACTGTACATCAGAGATGGGTAGAAATAAGTAAGAGCATTCACTCCGCTAGTATTCCGAGATACGGCTGCATCAACTGCATTCTCAACTCATCAATGTTTTGTTGGTACTAGAGGAGCCCCAGTACCCTATGGACCaatttaaagattattttacaAAATCCGACGTGACTttgggactgttctttacttatcagaggagggggtgggcgggtgttatttttgtttgttgttgttgttttaacccTCCCTGAAGCAACAAATGTTTTTCGTTGTTTCGTTGTTGTaaattatatttgatttttaaaacacacCCTTTGATGTTTCATAGTTAAAAGTTTAATGTTGAAGATGTTATCCTAGAGTTACATGCTGGTAAATTAATGCAAACAGTTCATTTTTGGGCTGATAAATTAAATGAGatatagaataaagtgattttgatgacatattactattttaagccttttttttcccaagacAAAAGCCTTAGTGCATATGATGTGTCCGAGGACTGTCGGATATTTGGAAACTCAATgatacttttttgttttcacaatttCTAGCAATGAtggtattttcatttaaaaaaaaacgacaaaaaaatgcgataagataagataaatacaaaatgcaacCTTTTACATTTGTATGCCCCTTCCCAaagccaaaacataaaacataagtccctccccagtgctcaaaaaattatttgacatgcctcctcCACTTTGCACCACTCCGTCCCCATAGATAAGTAACGAACAGATCCTTAGGCTGATTCACACAAAGGCAAATTAGCAGcagcaatacaataaaataatacttataatattataatactTACTTATAATACTGGCCCATTTGGATGTTTGTGGCTAATAAACATTGTAAATTGATCACTTTTATAAACCACACAGGGTGTACATTAGTTTTTTATTGACTGTGAACGAGTTAGAGGAGCAGTTAGGAGTGACGCATCTTCGTGATAGACCATCTTTGTGGTTGGTCAGCTGATCCGTGGAATGAACGAGTTACAAAACATTAGAAACTAGCCTACAGAGGAGGTGTCATTTAAAAGCAGGTACAAACCGTGTTGTCGGCCTCACAGTTTGATTTAACTGAATGTAGTCACCGGAATATGTCAACCAATGGACCCTGCTACAACCACAGCTCCGATGCAAAACGATTGTGAGACAGAGTAAGTGACTCGGAAGGTAAACAACTGGATACAATCTCCTCCAGCACGCCGCTAGTCTGCTTACATGACACGCTAACTAaactttaaaacactgaatgtgtTTATTGCGTCGCTTTCCTCCTTTAAGACATTTAATAGGTTCTGTGTAATACTTAACTGAAGGGCTGTGTCATTGTTCCTTAAATCAATTTGGACATTATGATCTTATATTTGGTGTGTTTTAGATATATGAGATAACACATAGATCATTTCTCAAGTGCAGCCATCTAACTATGTACTACTGATATAACACAAATGCTGTCATCAGTAAGCTGTATGCATCAGAaataggaggggaaaaaagttaaaccagaataaaatgatcacaaagttGCCAGTAACTGTCTCACTGTAATTTAATGTAAGGCATCAGTACTGTAGGAACATGAGGGTTATCATTAGGAACTTTCAGGAGTGGCCAGTGATTAAATCAATGGGATTGTCTGAATGTGCCATTCCTGTTAAACAGGTCTTTAACATTTCATTCACTGGAGATATGACCACCTGTAATGACTCAGCAAATTTGAATTGCCCTTTGACTGCATAACAGGTGGAAACCCTGGTGGTGCACCAGGTGTATTGATGGTGGAGGTAGAAATGTAAGACAGACCTTTTTCTGTCTCCTATCACAGAGGAAGTACAGGGTCAAGCCACCTCAGCTCAGTTTACCCACCTCCATAGttccttaaaaataaaaaggttggcaataatctgttttgtaaatgttttgttcatgtAGCAGCGTAAACTACCTGAAATGTAAATAAGAATTACTTTTAAGAGGTCACGGGTAATCATAATGAATATTGACAGTTACATCACTGCTGTGGGTTCTGGCACTGACTTTGATTGACATCATGATGGCCGTGAAACCTGACACTCCTGCCTGTGTCTGCTCCACGCAAACAGATAACGCTGACTCTAACCTTGCACTTGGCCCAGAAGCATTTGTATACATTCAGCATGCGGTGACTAATTCCTGCACTATCTACCATCTcttctttctgtgtttttgtttctttcattaGGCCAAGTTCAGTCTGGAACTGGTGGCCTTCCTGGCGTCCAACCTCCATGTCCCTTTTAAAGACTACAGAGTCCAAGATTCTTGCTTGTAAGATTGTTTTGATGTATACTGACAGATGCTGGGAACTAATACAAATGTAGCTAATCAGTTGTAATGACATATAAAAGCTGCTAACTCTTAAGAAATATCTACGAGCTTCTGCAAGTGTAATACAACACCATTATGTAACCAGCTGTAAACACAGAACTCCACTGAGGGTGCACTGATCATTACTCCTCTATGACTGGTCACGGCAGGTATTCAGAATGACCTATGGGCTCGGTTTGTGACCCTGCCCAACCAGGATCGAATATGGACTCTGACCCTCACCAACAAGGCGGTGCACAAACCTGCAGAACAAGGTATCACCCtctcactgtttgtttgtttattgggAGGCAACAGCTGTGATTCTGTATGCATTGTATAACCCATGACGTAACGCCTCTGTCTTTTTCCTCCAGCCACAAAGACTCCCCTGGTGATGGTCCACGGCTTTGGAGGAGGGGTAGGCCTGTGGATCAGGAACATAGACGCGCTGAGTCGGTCACGGCCTGTTTACGCCTTCGACCTCTTGGGCTTTGGCAGGAGCTCTAGACCTCCCTTCCCCTCAGACGCTGCCAAGGCAGAGGAGCGGTTTGTCGACTCCATTGAGCAGTGGAGACAGTCTGTAGGCCTGGAGAACATGATTCTGCTGGGACACAGTCTGGGGGGGTACCTGGCTACCTCCTACGCCATCCAGTACCCTTCTAGGTAATAATACTACTGGGACACCACGTAAAACATGAGATAATGAGGGGCAGCTGTAGAACAGAATACTCACAGCTGGAAGTgatttagtgttttgttttggaatgAAGGACTTCGGTGAGTCATGTTCTGTGGAAACACATTGGTGAAGGCAGATATTCAGATACTGTGCATTGAGTGTGTCTTATTAAATATTAACCTAGCTCATATCTAAAATTAAGAAAACTGAATTTCAGTcgaataataaatatatatactattgatttaaatatacatatgtcaaaatcaaaattcaTGCCAGTCAGATATGATCTCTATTGACAGTAATAATTTTTCCCAGCCTCCATTAgaggtggggggaaaaaattgacACAGCATAGTATTACAATATTTTTGtatggcaatattgtatcgtcacacagtgccaattaattataataataataatcataaatgtaataataaattcatttaattatataaattattaatattacaaacacaaataaaactttaaatagCCTACAAgagtaatattattacaaacacaaataaaactttaaatagCCTACAAGAGTAATATAATCAATTGTGTTTTCAGTctactagatacattttgctgcaaaaaaaaaaaaaaaaaaaaaaaaggcggaAGTGAAATGAATAGACTGACAACTTTATCGTATTAGATAAAAGAAATGAATAGACTGACAACTTTATcgtattagataaaacagatgtttgtttgtttttgtcccttCTAACGATTTAGTTTTGATGAAGTTGGTTACTTGATACAAG harbors:
- the dad1 gene encoding dolichyl-diphosphooligosaccharide--protein glycosyltransferase subunit DAD1; the protein is MSNSVISVISRFLEEYSSTTPNKLKVVDAYLLYILLTGALQFLYCLLVGTFPFNSFLSGFISCVGAFILAVCLRIQINPQNKGDFLSISPERAFADFLFAHTVLHLVVMNFIG